A stretch of DNA from Halobacteriovorax sp. JY17:
CTATCGAATCAAATCTTGGCTACTTTGCCTATGACGAAGGTAAGGCAATCAACGAAGGTCTGGCCGACTTCTTTAGTTACTATATGACAGGACGTGCGCACATTGGAGAATGGGCCATGGGTAGGTTTTTAAAATTAAGTCGCCCAATGAGTGAAAGTGATGACCTCCACGCAACAGGAGTTAGTGAAACATCAGAAGGAAGACTTTCATATCCGACATACTTAAGTTACGATCCAAATAACCCTGAAGAAAATGCTGAAGAAATACACTACGCAGGACAGATCATGTCACACTTTCTTGTGGCGTTTACAAAAGATCTTCAAAACGCATGCTCATTTGATAATAGTCATGCAAGAAGTTTTACTTTCAGACTCCTCATGGAAACAATGGCCTATCTTGGAGACTTTTCTTCATATGGAATAGAAGGCGCAGGAAGCTATGGTGTTAATCATACGCCTGAGAATGCGAAAGAATGGCTTCAAAAGAACAAGCCAGTTACTTTTAGAAGATTTGCTCAAACATTTGCTCGCTTCGTAAAAACTTCAGTGGCCACAGACTCTGCTCTATGTAATTTCAACTCTTACAATATTCAAAGATTAGAGCAATTACTAGATGACTACGGACTCCTTCTCTTTAAGAATTATGACATTAACGGAAGTAGATCACTTGCTGAATCCTTACAAAAAGTAGAAGAACTCAATAGACAAAAATCAGTTCTTATAAAAAAGAATCAAGTGATTGTAGACAATAGAGCTGGAAAATCCACCGCCTTTATCTTTGATAGCTATACAGATATGAACGCTGCGGCCAAGAGTTTAACAAATGGCTTTATTGACGGTTCGCTAAGTAATACTATTTTTGAAAATGGAAACTTAAAATATAATAATGGTAATGGACAAATTAGTCCGGGAGAACTCGTCGGAGTATTACTAAATCTCTACAATAATTCCAATAGTACAATGGCAGGACTTAGAATTCTCGCCAACGACTGGGATCACATGCAAGATGGTAAGCCTTGTAATAATTTAAGTGATAATTTTCCTAGCACAAGCCAAGGAGGAGTCACTCCTTCTACTCACCCTGGTTGCGCCCAAGAAGCACTAGATAATGGAGTCGGTGTTTTAGATAATCAAACAGTCGAACCTGTTTGCTTCTTTCAAGATACTCAAGATGATGCTGCCGTTTGGGTAAACCAAGAAACTTTTATGAATTCAAAAGCTATTGAGGCAACTGAGTGCTTAGGTGGTTCAAGTGAAACAAAAGACTGCCTAATCAGAGCGCCAAAAGGTGCTGACGTTGCTTGGTACTCAAGACTTGATCCAAAGAAGACATGGGCCGAGTCTCTAGTCGATAGCGATGGAGACAATGAATTTAAGGCCAGCAATATCTTCTTCCTAGAAGTTAGCCCTTCTGTTCCTCCAGGAACAACAGTGAATTGTAGACTAAGAGTCGCTTTCACAAATTGTGAAGACTGTCACAACAAAGGAACTGAGGATACAGGAAATACCTACTCTCCAAATGTAAACACTCCATTTGAACAAGTTGGAGACGAGTATAAAGACTATAAATATTCTGGAGCTGATCCATTTAAAATTATTAACTTCCAATTTACGGTAATTGATTAATGAAAATTTTTAAAATTATTCTCTTTATTACAATCTTCTCTGTCCCAGTGTATTTAACTGTTAAATTCATGACTCATAATGAAGATAAGAATTGGCAGACTTATTATAAATCCCCTCAAGGAGTCAATGTTCATAGAACAACAAATAGAGAAAAGAAGAAAGCTCGTATCGTTGCAGAAGTTGAACCTAAGAATCAAAGAACACCTGCTTCAATACCAAGGCCTAAAGACTCTAAAACTAATAGAATTATTCTTGGAAAGATTACTAAGAATACAATCTACTTAAATAGACCAAATACAGATTGGAAGAGACTTTATGCAAATGATCTTCTAAGTAAGTTAGATCCTGATAGTAAAGTTCTCATAAAAAAGAATAGTGGAATGATAAGAGTCATTGCAGGTAAAGCTACCTATATAGAGCAAGTTCAAGTAAGTATTCAAAAGGATAAAGACTCTCCACCAAATAGTTTTGAAGCACAAGTTGATGCTCAGACAGGTAAGCAATTATCCGTTTGGAATAGAACGAACTTTGAATATGGTGGGAATGGTTTTTCGATTAAAAAGAAACTAGACCCATAAGGGTCTAGCTGTGAAATAAAATTATAGATCAAGAGGTAGAGACACACCAAGCACAACTTCATTTGAACTATAGTCGGCCGATGTTTCAGTTCCAGCACTAACATTCTTATATTTATCAAGTTCAATCATTCTAAATTCAACATTTAAACTTACAAATGGAAGCCCTGTGAAACCAACACCTAGAGTTGTTGTATTACCACTTAGCTCATCATTAGCAGCACCAATCCAAGTACCATTCTTATCCAATTCCCACTTTGTATTAAAAGTATAACCAACGTAAGCTCTTAGTAAAATTGGCAGTTCATAACCAATGAAAGCGCCAATTTCAGTTCCTGAATAATCTTGATCAGTTCCACTATTGGCCCATACTCCACCACCGGAGTGCTTATCGTAACTAAGAGATCCAGAAGTCTTTCTATATTCTAGTCCACCCATGAACCCAAGCGCCGTATAACCAAGCCTTGCTCCAAATTGAGGGCCTGTGTACTTATTGTCAGCAGTCTGAGCACCAGATACATACTCACCAGAACCGATACCAAAGCCAAGAAATGGTTCAACGAGAACGCCTGCAAATGATTGTGATGTAAAAAGTAGTAAGGAAAAAAGGGAAATAATTTTGATATTTTTCATATATCCTCCATAAATTATTTACTGGTCCAAACCGTGGACCTTTTGTGTTTATTATGACAAATAACTTCAATCTAATTGAGTCATTTGTAAATTCTTCAATTAGTGAACAATCTTTATCCATTATAGTATAAATCACAGAAATATCTATAGAAAGGAAATAAAATGAAGTACTTAGTTAGCTTATCCCTATTATTAAGTCTTAATACAAATGCTCTGAAATTTGAAATAATTGATTCTTGTTCAAAGAAGCCTGTATTTGAAACAATAGTTACAGATAGTTACCCGACAGTAGGTAAATTAAGTTTAGAAGTCCTTGCAAAAAATAATATACAAAATCTCTCAAGTGATTATGGAATCTCACAACTTATGAACTCTCCTATTGGATTAGACGCCATGGAGATCTTAAGCGACACACTTATGCGCTCACACGGTTGGTGCTACTCTGTCGATGGACAAGTTCCAGAGCT
This window harbors:
- a CDS encoding outer membrane beta-barrel protein — its product is MKNIKIISLFSLLLFTSQSFAGVLVEPFLGFGIGSGEYVSGAQTADNKYTGPQFGARLGYTALGFMGGLEYRKTSGSLSYDKHSGGGVWANSGTDQDYSGTEIGAFIGYELPILLRAYVGYTFNTKWELDKNGTWIGAANDELSGNTTTLGVGFTGLPFVSLNVEFRMIELDKYKNVSAGTETSADYSSNEVVLGVSLPLDL